One segment of Sinorhizobium sp. BG8 DNA contains the following:
- a CDS encoding MlaD family protein produces the protein METKANYALVGLFTVLVMAAAFGFVYWMSQYGRGGEMAPLAIRIPGSANGLSVGSPVRFNGIPVGTVRSLAIDSDDPRFSIALTEVQTAAPVKKSTKAVLEVQGLTGAAYIELGGGAVNDPNILRDALDNNGTAILTAEQSSVTNLLATADKILKRADSAIADVQGFVSDARGPLTTTIRNAERFSDALTRNSDNIDAFLQSIGGLSETFKGMSGRLDETMASIDALIKAVDPKKVDHVVSNVDKVTTDIASASGDIKATVDSFKNAAETFRVLGQNATASLDRLDKLVLSVDPQKVGNVVNDVSAASADARKAIASFSGVAEKIGSRQEDIDQTITDVREMAGKLNAASTRVDGILAKLDGVLGEGNTQSLFAEARETLQSFRNVADSLNGRIGPIADNLQRFTSTGLRDVQTLVSDTRRTVDNLDSTISDFNRNPQRLLFGGETVKQFDGRTRR, from the coding sequence ATGGAAACTAAGGCCAACTACGCCCTCGTCGGCTTATTCACTGTTCTCGTCATGGCCGCGGCCTTCGGATTTGTCTACTGGATGTCGCAATACGGCCGGGGCGGCGAGATGGCGCCGCTGGCGATCCGCATTCCGGGGTCCGCCAATGGCCTCAGCGTCGGCTCACCGGTGCGGTTCAACGGCATTCCCGTCGGTACGGTGCGCAGCCTCGCAATCGATTCGGACGATCCGCGCTTCTCCATTGCGCTGACCGAGGTTCAGACGGCCGCGCCGGTCAAGAAGTCGACCAAGGCCGTGCTTGAGGTGCAGGGCCTGACAGGCGCCGCCTATATCGAGCTCGGCGGTGGTGCGGTCAACGATCCCAATATCCTGCGCGACGCGCTCGACAACAACGGCACGGCGATCCTGACGGCCGAGCAGTCGAGCGTCACCAACCTTCTGGCGACGGCGGACAAGATCCTGAAACGCGCCGATTCGGCGATCGCGGATGTCCAGGGGTTCGTTTCCGACGCCCGTGGCCCGCTGACCACCACGATCCGCAATGCGGAACGCTTCTCCGACGCGCTCACCCGCAACTCGGACAATATCGACGCCTTCCTGCAGAGCATCGGCGGGCTTTCCGAGACCTTCAAGGGCATGTCAGGTCGGCTCGACGAGACGATGGCGTCCATCGACGCACTGATCAAGGCGGTCGATCCCAAGAAGGTCGACCATGTCGTCAGCAACGTGGACAAGGTGACGACCGACATCGCATCTGCTTCGGGGGACATCAAGGCAACGGTCGACAGCTTCAAAAATGCGGCCGAGACGTTCCGGGTTCTCGGCCAGAACGCAACCGCCTCGCTCGACCGGCTGGACAAGCTTGTTCTGAGCGTCGATCCGCAAAAGGTCGGAAACGTCGTCAACGACGTCTCCGCCGCGAGCGCCGACGCACGCAAGGCCATCGCTTCGTTCAGCGGAGTGGCCGAGAAGATCGGCTCGCGCCAGGAGGATATCGACCAGACGATCACCGACGTCAGGGAGATGGCGGGCAAGCTCAATGCCGCTTCGACGCGCGTCGACGGCATTCTCGCCAAGCTCGACGGCGTGCTGGGCGAGGGGAACACGCAATCGCTGTTCGCCGAGGCGCGCGAAACGCTGCAATCCTTCCGGAATGTTGCCGATTCGCTGAACGGCCGTATCGGACCGATTGCCGACAACCTGCAACGCTTCACCAGCACCGGCCTCAGGGACGTACAGACGCTCGTGAGCGATACGCGCCGCACCGTGGACAACCTCGACAGCACGATCTCCGACTTCAATCGCAATCCCCAGCGCCTGCTGTTCGGCGGCGAAACCGTGAAGCAGTTCGACGGGCGCACGCGCCGCTGA
- a CDS encoding NADP-dependent malic enzyme → MTTGDKTKKPTPASGDIDQQALFFHRHPRPGKLEIQPTKPLGNQRDLALAYSPGVAAPCLAIRDNAETAAEYTARANLVAVISNGTAVLGLGNIGPLASKPVMEGKAVLFKKFAGVDVFDIEIDAPTVDEMVNVISALEPTFGGINLEDIKAPECFDVERRLREKMDIPVFHDDQHGTAIIVAAAILNGLELAGKDIAKAKIVASGAGAAALACLNLLVTLGAQLENIWVHDLEGLVYKGREVLMDPWKSVYAQESDKRQLSETIDGADVFLGLSAAGVLKPELLARMAEKPLIMALANPTPEIMPEEARAARPDAMICTGRSDFPNQVNNVLCFPYIFRGALDCGARTINEEMKMAAVRAIAALAREEPSDVAARAYSGDTPVFGPDYLIPSPFDQRLILRIAPAVARAAAESGVAARPITDFDAYMDQLNRFVFRSGFIMKPIFAAAKAAEKKRVIFAEGEDERVLRAAQVLLEEATAKPILIGRPQIIETRLRRYGLRIRPGTDFEVVNPEDDPRYRDYVDEYFGLVGRLGVIPEAARTIVRTNQTVIGALAVRRGDADALICGVEGRYSRHLRDVSQIIGKKAGVIDFSGLSLLISQRGATFFTDTYVTFDPSAEEVAEMTIMAAQEIRRFGITPRAALVSHSNFGSRDSVSASKMRRALDILREMAPELEVDGEMHGDSAISESLRQRVMPNSTLSGEANLLVFPNLDAANITLGVLKTMTDGLHVGPILLGTAMPAHILSPSVTSRGVVNMAALAVVEASFPA, encoded by the coding sequence ATGACGACGGGTGACAAGACGAAGAAGCCAACACCGGCAAGCGGCGATATCGACCAGCAGGCACTGTTCTTTCACCGTCACCCGCGCCCCGGCAAGCTCGAGATCCAGCCGACCAAGCCTCTCGGCAACCAGCGCGACCTCGCACTCGCCTACTCTCCCGGCGTCGCCGCGCCCTGCCTGGCGATCCGCGACAACGCCGAGACGGCCGCGGAGTACACCGCGCGCGCCAACCTCGTCGCCGTCATTTCCAACGGAACCGCCGTTCTCGGTCTCGGCAACATCGGCCCGCTTGCTTCCAAGCCGGTCATGGAAGGCAAGGCGGTCCTGTTCAAGAAGTTTGCCGGCGTGGACGTCTTCGACATCGAGATCGACGCGCCAACCGTGGACGAGATGGTCAATGTCATCTCCGCGCTGGAGCCGACGTTCGGCGGCATAAACCTTGAGGACATCAAGGCACCCGAATGCTTTGACGTGGAACGTCGCCTGCGCGAGAAGATGGATATTCCGGTCTTCCACGACGACCAGCATGGAACGGCGATCATCGTCGCGGCCGCGATCCTCAACGGCCTCGAGCTCGCAGGCAAGGATATCGCCAAGGCGAAGATCGTGGCCTCCGGCGCGGGCGCTGCCGCGCTTGCCTGTCTGAACCTGCTTGTCACTCTCGGCGCGCAACTGGAAAACATCTGGGTCCACGACCTCGAGGGGCTCGTCTACAAGGGCCGCGAAGTCCTGATGGATCCCTGGAAGTCCGTCTATGCGCAGGAGAGCGACAAGCGCCAGCTTTCCGAGACGATCGACGGTGCGGACGTCTTCCTCGGCCTTTCCGCCGCAGGCGTGCTCAAGCCCGAGCTGCTGGCGCGCATGGCCGAAAAGCCGCTGATCATGGCGCTCGCCAATCCGACGCCGGAAATCATGCCCGAGGAAGCGCGTGCAGCCCGTCCCGATGCGATGATATGCACGGGACGCTCCGATTTCCCGAACCAGGTGAACAACGTTCTGTGCTTCCCCTACATCTTCCGCGGCGCGCTTGATTGCGGCGCCCGCACGATCAACGAGGAGATGAAGATGGCGGCGGTCAGGGCGATTGCCGCGCTTGCCCGCGAGGAGCCCTCCGACGTCGCCGCACGCGCCTATTCCGGTGATACGCCCGTCTTCGGCCCCGACTACCTGATCCCCTCGCCGTTCGACCAGCGGCTCATCCTGCGCATTGCGCCCGCGGTGGCGCGCGCAGCAGCTGAATCGGGCGTCGCTGCGCGTCCGATCACGGATTTCGATGCCTATATGGACCAGCTGAACCGCTTCGTGTTCCGCTCCGGCTTCATCATGAAGCCTATCTTCGCGGCAGCGAAGGCGGCGGAGAAGAAGCGAGTGATCTTCGCCGAGGGCGAGGACGAGCGCGTGCTTCGTGCCGCCCAGGTCCTTCTCGAAGAGGCGACCGCCAAGCCGATCCTCATCGGACGCCCCCAGATCATCGAGACGCGCCTCAGACGCTATGGCCTGCGCATTCGCCCGGGAACCGACTTCGAGGTCGTCAACCCGGAAGACGATCCGCGCTACCGCGACTATGTCGACGAGTACTTCGGCCTCGTCGGCCGCCTGGGAGTGATCCCGGAAGCCGCGCGCACGATCGTGCGTACGAACCAGACCGTCATCGGCGCGCTCGCGGTGCGACGCGGGGATGCGGACGCGCTGATCTGCGGCGTCGAGGGACGCTATAGCCGCCACCTTCGCGATGTCTCGCAGATCATCGGCAAGAAGGCGGGCGTTATCGACTTCTCCGGCCTCAGCCTCCTGATCTCCCAGCGCGGCGCGACCTTCTTCACCGATACCTACGTCACGTTCGACCCGTCGGCCGAGGAAGTCGCCGAGATGACCATAATGGCGGCGCAGGAAATCCGCCGCTTCGGGATCACGCCGCGTGCCGCTCTCGTCTCGCACTCGAACTTCGGCTCACGCGATTCCGTCAGCGCCTCGAAGATGCGCAGGGCTCTCGATATCCTCAGGGAAATGGCTCCGGAACTAGAGGTCGACGGCGAAATGCATGGTGATTCCGCCATCTCGGAGTCGCTTCGCCAGCGCGTCATGCCGAACAGCACCCTTTCAGGCGAGGCCAACCTGCTCGTCTTCCCGAACCTCGATGCCGCCAACATCACGCTGGGTGTCCTCAAGACGATGACCGACGGTCTGCACGTCGGGCCGATCCTGCTCGGCACCGCCATGCCGGCCCATATCCTGTCGCCATCTGTAACCTCGCGCGGCGTGGTCAACATGGCGGCACTTGCCGTGGTCGAGGCTTCGTTCCCCGCCTAG
- the dgcA gene encoding N-acetyl-D-Glu racemase DgcA: protein MSRTLTTTSESFPIAGTFTISRGAKTTAEVVTCRISAGAHVGWGECVPYGRYGETVASVLDQISAVAAEIEAGANRVDLQSLISAGAARNALDCALWDLEAKTAGRPVWSMIGRDEPSPLVTAYTISLGEPDVMAKAAAEHAHRRLLKVKLGTSDDVSRIRAVRAAAPQSDIIVDANEGWTADSLARHFNACAEAGIALVEQPLPAGKDEALRHMARPVPVCADESVHLSGDLAALCDRYDAINIKLDKAGGLTEALAMRDTARALGLKVMVGCMVGTSLGMAPGVLLAQGAEFVDLDGPLLLARDRVPGLHYEASEVFPPEGRLWG, encoded by the coding sequence ATGTCACGCACCCTCACGACCACAAGCGAAAGCTTCCCGATCGCCGGTACATTCACCATTTCCCGCGGTGCCAAGACGACTGCGGAGGTCGTGACATGCCGGATCTCCGCAGGCGCCCATGTGGGTTGGGGCGAGTGCGTTCCCTATGGCCGCTATGGCGAAACGGTCGCTTCGGTGCTGGACCAGATAAGCGCTGTCGCCGCCGAGATCGAGGCAGGCGCAAACCGCGTGGATCTGCAGAGCCTGATTTCCGCCGGTGCCGCCCGAAATGCGCTCGACTGCGCCCTTTGGGACCTCGAGGCCAAGACTGCCGGCCGGCCGGTCTGGTCCATGATCGGCCGGGACGAGCCCTCGCCGCTCGTCACCGCCTATACCATCTCCCTCGGCGAACCGGACGTTATGGCGAAGGCTGCCGCCGAGCATGCCCATCGGCGCCTGCTGAAGGTCAAGTTGGGCACCAGCGACGACGTGAGCCGAATCCGTGCGGTGCGGGCCGCCGCCCCTCAGAGCGACATTATCGTCGATGCGAACGAAGGCTGGACTGCCGACTCTCTCGCCCGCCATTTCAACGCATGCGCCGAGGCAGGCATTGCGCTTGTCGAACAGCCGCTTCCGGCCGGCAAGGACGAAGCGCTTCGGCATATGGCCCGCCCTGTACCCGTTTGCGCAGACGAGAGCGTCCACCTGTCGGGCGATCTTGCAGCACTGTGCGACCGGTACGATGCGATCAACATAAAACTCGACAAGGCCGGAGGCCTCACCGAGGCCCTCGCCATGCGCGACACAGCCCGTGCGCTCGGGCTGAAGGTCATGGTCGGCTGCATGGTCGGCACGTCTCTCGGCATGGCGCCGGGCGTGCTTCTTGCCCAGGGCGCGGAATTCGTCGATCTCGACGGCCCGCTGCTCCTGGCGCGTGACCGCGTACCGGGTTTGCACTATGAAGCCTCGGAGGTCTTCCCGCCCGAAGGCAGGCTCTGGGGCTGA
- a CDS encoding MFS transporter: protein MNAQQGTTPTSGAPRFFAERIALVFSAPMLVNGIGLPFFPLWLSSLAFDDFQIGIVLAVPMVVRVFTAPLAGVLADRIGERAHVLVWSAVLSLMTACALFLSNSFWPVLLIYTLQGAVYAPFVPITEAIALSGVRRWNFDYGKMRYWGSLAFIAATMVGGWLSGLYGGAMVLPSMATGFVSMVLVALMAPRIGKPRRPSPISALAVGPASSLRQKDVQFMLVGAALVNASHALLFAFSVIYWETLGFTGTQIGLLWSAGVFAEVLVFVFAVQLRRRFSLWSMIIFGCAVAVARWLFYPQDVGLEGYFALQCLHAFTYASIHIGVQNRIVQRVSEDREASAQGVYFLYNGIFMAIATFVSGYAYAWYGVKAFYLMSVVAATGFAFVLLARKCQPQSLPSGGKTSEAS, encoded by the coding sequence ATGAACGCCCAGCAGGGTACGACGCCAACGTCAGGCGCGCCGCGGTTTTTCGCCGAGCGGATCGCGCTCGTTTTCTCAGCGCCGATGCTGGTCAATGGCATCGGCCTCCCGTTTTTTCCCCTGTGGCTCTCCTCACTGGCGTTTGACGACTTCCAGATCGGCATCGTGCTCGCGGTGCCGATGGTCGTCCGGGTGTTTACGGCGCCGCTTGCCGGGGTCCTTGCCGATCGTATCGGCGAGCGCGCGCATGTGCTGGTCTGGTCGGCGGTATTGTCGCTGATGACCGCCTGCGCGCTGTTCCTCAGCAACAGCTTCTGGCCGGTTCTTCTCATCTACACGCTGCAGGGTGCTGTCTATGCCCCGTTCGTGCCGATTACCGAGGCGATTGCGCTCAGCGGCGTGCGGCGCTGGAACTTCGACTACGGGAAGATGCGATACTGGGGGTCTTTGGCCTTCATCGCCGCCACGATGGTCGGCGGATGGCTTTCGGGGCTGTACGGTGGAGCGATGGTTCTGCCGTCGATGGCGACCGGTTTCGTTTCGATGGTGCTTGTGGCGCTCATGGCGCCGCGAATCGGCAAGCCGCGCCGACCGTCGCCCATCTCGGCGCTCGCCGTCGGCCCGGCGAGCTCACTGCGCCAGAAGGACGTGCAGTTCATGCTTGTCGGGGCGGCGCTGGTGAATGCCAGCCACGCACTGCTCTTCGCGTTTTCAGTGATCTACTGGGAAACGCTCGGCTTCACCGGGACGCAGATCGGCCTGCTGTGGAGCGCGGGCGTCTTCGCCGAAGTGCTGGTTTTCGTATTCGCCGTGCAGCTGAGGCGCCGCTTCAGCCTGTGGTCGATGATCATCTTCGGCTGCGCCGTAGCCGTTGCGCGCTGGCTCTTCTACCCGCAGGACGTCGGCCTCGAAGGCTATTTCGCCCTGCAATGTCTGCACGCCTTTACCTATGCGAGCATCCATATCGGTGTCCAGAACCGCATCGTGCAGAGGGTTTCCGAGGACCGGGAAGCCTCGGCCCAGGGGGTCTACTTTCTTTACAACGGCATATTCATGGCGATCGCGACGTTCGTTTCCGGCTATGCCTACGCCTGGTACGGCGTGAAGGCCTTCTACCTGATGTCCGTGGTGGCCGCGACCGGCTTCGCCTTCGTGCTCCTGGCGCGAAAATGTCAGCCCCAGAGCCTGCCTTCGGGCGGGAAGACCTCCGAGGCTTCATAG
- a CDS encoding ABC-type transport auxiliary lipoprotein family protein, with amino-acid sequence MRVSGRGRPLGGAAARLALVSVLAATLTACGSGKAKNDTYGLSAVPLVEGPSARNRQILVPEPSALKALDSQQVVVRTSSTEIQNLANSQWSDRLPKIVQAKLIQAFENSGRVGGVGRPGEGLAIDYQVVTNIRSFEIQTSGADTAVVEIYAKILNDRNGTVRAQKSFRTTAPVSGAANPDFVAALDAASASATAEIVAWTLSSI; translated from the coding sequence ATGAGGGTATCGGGTAGGGGGCGCCCACTTGGCGGAGCAGCGGCAAGATTGGCGCTGGTTTCCGTACTGGCGGCGACGCTTACGGCCTGCGGCAGCGGGAAGGCAAAGAACGATACCTACGGACTGTCTGCCGTACCGCTCGTCGAAGGACCTTCCGCCCGCAACAGGCAGATCCTCGTTCCGGAACCGTCCGCGCTCAAGGCGCTCGACAGCCAGCAGGTCGTCGTCAGGACGTCGAGCACGGAGATACAGAACCTCGCGAATTCGCAGTGGAGCGACCGCCTGCCGAAAATCGTCCAGGCGAAGCTGATTCAGGCCTTCGAGAATTCCGGTCGCGTCGGCGGGGTCGGAAGGCCCGGCGAAGGGCTTGCGATCGACTACCAGGTCGTCACCAACATCCGCTCCTTCGAAATCCAGACGTCCGGCGCCGATACGGCCGTCGTGGAGATCTATGCCAAGATCCTCAACGATCGCAACGGCACGGTCCGCGCTCAGAAGTCGTTCCGGACAACGGCTCCGGTCTCGGGCGCCGCCAATCCCGACTTCGTCGCAGCACTCGACGCCGCGTCGGCTTCGGCCACCGCGGAAATCGTCGCCTGGACGCTTTCGTCCATCTGA
- a CDS encoding MlaE family lipid ABC transporter permease subunit, translating into MNPPSDAPAQIRTDSLPDGNGEVWRLSGDWTHQTAVAAQRRLADLEKSNRGGRLQIDLSEVEGLDTAGAWLIRKAMSDRQAAGIEVQLTDDGARYADLVSALPEQLPQPKAEEEDTRLFVRIFAPIGETMAEIWSDVVAALFILGSAVRGAQLKLGRKGGLSPAAVVHQIDHMGVRAVPIITLMSFLIGAIIAQQGAFQLRYFGAEVFVVDLVGILQLREIGVLLTAIMIAGRSGSAITAEIGSMKMREEVDALKVMGLSPIGVLVFPRLVALTVALPLLTIIANFAALFGAAVVADLYSGVTYDTFLSRLKEAIDLSTIVSGMIKAPFMALIIGIVASVEGLKVGGSAESLGRRVTASVVKSIFVVILVDGLFAVFYAAIDF; encoded by the coding sequence TTGAACCCGCCATCGGACGCCCCCGCACAAATCAGGACCGACAGTCTACCCGATGGCAACGGCGAAGTCTGGCGGCTGTCCGGCGACTGGACGCACCAGACGGCCGTGGCCGCGCAAAGACGGCTTGCCGATCTCGAGAAGTCCAACCGCGGGGGGCGGCTGCAGATCGATCTCAGCGAAGTCGAGGGGCTGGACACGGCGGGGGCATGGCTGATTCGCAAGGCGATGTCCGACCGTCAGGCTGCGGGCATCGAGGTCCAGCTGACTGACGACGGCGCGCGCTATGCGGATCTCGTCTCGGCACTGCCGGAGCAACTCCCGCAACCCAAGGCCGAGGAGGAGGATACGCGACTGTTCGTGCGCATATTCGCGCCGATCGGCGAGACGATGGCCGAGATCTGGAGCGATGTCGTCGCTGCCCTGTTCATTCTCGGATCTGCAGTCAGGGGAGCGCAACTGAAGCTCGGACGCAAGGGCGGCCTCTCGCCCGCTGCCGTCGTGCACCAGATCGACCATATGGGCGTACGGGCGGTGCCGATCATCACGCTGATGTCCTTCCTCATCGGTGCAATCATCGCCCAGCAGGGGGCCTTCCAGCTACGCTACTTCGGCGCGGAAGTCTTCGTGGTCGATCTCGTCGGTATCCTGCAGCTTCGCGAAATCGGCGTGCTCCTGACCGCGATCATGATCGCTGGACGTTCAGGAAGTGCGATCACCGCCGAAATCGGCTCGATGAAGATGCGCGAGGAAGTCGACGCGCTGAAGGTGATGGGCCTCAGCCCCATCGGCGTGCTGGTTTTTCCGCGGCTTGTGGCGCTCACCGTGGCGTTGCCGCTTCTGACAATCATTGCAAACTTCGCTGCGCTGTTCGGCGCGGCCGTCGTCGCCGACCTTTATTCCGGCGTCACCTATGACACGTTCCTGTCGCGGCTGAAGGAGGCGATCGACCTGTCCACCATCGTCTCCGGTATGATCAAGGCGCCATTCATGGCCCTCATCATCGGTATCGTCGCATCGGTGGAGGGGCTGAAGGTCGGCGGAAGCGCCGAATCGCTCGGCCGGAGGGTGACGGCGTCCGTCGTGAAGTCGATCTTCGTCGTCATCCTGGTCGACGGCCTTTTCGCGGTTTTCTACGCCGCCATAGATTTCTGA
- a CDS encoding ABC transporter ATP-binding protein, translating to MNSAHSLKTPEVVLSVKDLTVGFGDNLVLDRLNLDIYRGEILGFVGASGAGKSVLMRTVLRLLPRRGGSIHILGADFDKATDEERIALDMRLGVLFQHGALFSSLTVLENIQVPMREYLDLPQPMMDELARLKIELVGLAPEAASKFPSELSGGMIKRAALARALALDPDLVFLDEPTSGLDPIGASEFDDLIAKLRDTLGLTVYMVTHDLDSLFSVCDRIAVLGQKRVLVEGTVDDMLGCDDPWVKSYFRGKRARSIPRHE from the coding sequence ATGAACAGCGCCCATTCGCTCAAGACCCCGGAAGTGGTGCTCTCCGTCAAGGATTTGACGGTGGGCTTCGGTGACAATCTCGTGCTCGACCGGCTGAACCTCGACATATACCGGGGCGAGATCCTCGGTTTCGTCGGCGCATCGGGGGCGGGCAAGTCCGTGCTGATGCGCACCGTGCTCCGGCTTCTGCCGCGCCGCGGGGGATCGATCCATATCCTGGGTGCCGACTTCGACAAGGCCACCGACGAGGAACGCATCGCACTCGACATGCGGCTTGGGGTTCTGTTCCAGCACGGGGCGCTCTTCTCGTCACTCACGGTTCTGGAGAACATCCAGGTGCCGATGCGGGAGTATCTCGATCTGCCGCAGCCGATGATGGATGAACTGGCGCGGCTGAAGATCGAACTCGTGGGCCTCGCCCCGGAAGCTGCCTCCAAGTTTCCTTCCGAACTTTCGGGCGGGATGATCAAGCGCGCGGCACTTGCCCGCGCGCTCGCCCTCGATCCCGACCTGGTCTTCCTGGACGAACCGACATCGGGGCTCGACCCGATCGGGGCGTCCGAATTCGACGACCTGATCGCCAAACTGCGCGACACTCTCGGATTGACCGTGTATATGGTAACCCACGACCTCGACAGCCTCTTTTCGGTCTGCGACCGGATCGCGGTGCTCGGTCAGAAGCGGGTGCTCGTCGAGGGAACGGTCGACGATATGCTCGGTTGCGACGACCCCTGGGTGAAATCATACTTCAGGGGCAAGCGCGCCCGCTCCATTCCCCGGCACGAGTAG